A single genomic interval of Megalobrama amblycephala isolate DHTTF-2021 linkage group LG17, ASM1881202v1, whole genome shotgun sequence harbors:
- the palm1b gene encoding paralemmin 1b isoform X2 — translation MSEDLSQQDRLRAIAEKRKRDAEIENKRRQLEDDRRQLQHLKSKALRERWLLDGAPSSGEDEAQKQLQEDEAKTKLLEQTILRLEQEIDELESGVPLNKGDKQGNENAPDGPVKVENGIQQPSPNADQNSKKQITGIEAKLQCTNPDVAIENASAEHPVTMVFMGYKNVEDEAETKKALGIEETVKAEFVVIEDGENKGGNEGAKEDQAPPNGSASSPDKAQDEAKKEESKEEGNSKEKQPCKCCTVM, via the exons ATGTCGGAAGATTTGTCACAGCAAGATAGACTGCGGGCCATTGCT GAGAAGAGAAAGAGGGATGCTGAGATTGAGAACAAAAGAAGACAATTGGAGGATGACCGTAGACAACTTCAGCATCTCAAG TCAAAGGCATTGAGAGAGAGATGGCTGTTGGACGGAGCGCCATCCAGTGGAGAGGACGAGGCACAGAAACAACTACAAGAGGATGAAGCCAAGACCAAACTACTGGAACAGACCATCCTCAG acTAGAACAGGAGATTGATGAGCTTGAGAGTGGCGTCCCTTTGAATAAAGGAGATAAACAGGGCAATGAAAAT GCACCTGATGGTCCAGTGAAGG TTGAGAATGGCATACAGCAGCCCAGTCCTAATGCAGATCAAAATAGCAAGAAACAGATCACAGGCATTGAGGCAAAGCTGCAGTGCACCAATCCTGATGTAGCCATTGAGAATGCCAGCGCAGAGCATCCCGTCACCATGGTGTTCATGGGCTACAAGAATGTAGAGGATGAGGCTGAGACCAAGAAGGCACTGGGCATAGAGGAGAcagtcaaagctgaatttgtgGTCATTGAGGACGGCGAGAACAAAGGTGGAAACGAAGGGGCCAAAGAGGACCAGGCCCCGCCAAACGGCAGTGCCTCCAGTCCTGACAAAGCTCAGGATGAGGCCAAGAAGGAGGAATCAAAAGAAGAGGGCAATTCGAAAGAAAAGCAGCCGTGCAAGTGCTGCACAGTCATGTGA
- the palm1b gene encoding paralemmin 1b isoform X1, giving the protein MSEDLSQQDRLRAIAEKRKRDAEIENKRRQLEDDRRQLQHLKSKALRERWLLDGAPSSGEDEAQKQLQEDEAKTKLLEQTILRLEQEIDELESGVPLNKGDKQGNENAPDGPVKAVENGIQQPSPNADQNSKKQITGIEAKLQCTNPDVAIENASAEHPVTMVFMGYKNVEDEAETKKALGIEETVKAEFVVIEDGENKGGNEGAKEDQAPPNGSASSPDKAQDEAKKEESKEEGNSKEKQPCKCCTVM; this is encoded by the exons ATGTCGGAAGATTTGTCACAGCAAGATAGACTGCGGGCCATTGCT GAGAAGAGAAAGAGGGATGCTGAGATTGAGAACAAAAGAAGACAATTGGAGGATGACCGTAGACAACTTCAGCATCTCAAG TCAAAGGCATTGAGAGAGAGATGGCTGTTGGACGGAGCGCCATCCAGTGGAGAGGACGAGGCACAGAAACAACTACAAGAGGATGAAGCCAAGACCAAACTACTGGAACAGACCATCCTCAG acTAGAACAGGAGATTGATGAGCTTGAGAGTGGCGTCCCTTTGAATAAAGGAGATAAACAGGGCAATGAAAAT GCACCTGATGGTCCAGTGAAGG CAGTTGAGAATGGCATACAGCAGCCCAGTCCTAATGCAGATCAAAATAGCAAGAAACAGATCACAGGCATTGAGGCAAAGCTGCAGTGCACCAATCCTGATGTAGCCATTGAGAATGCCAGCGCAGAGCATCCCGTCACCATGGTGTTCATGGGCTACAAGAATGTAGAGGATGAGGCTGAGACCAAGAAGGCACTGGGCATAGAGGAGAcagtcaaagctgaatttgtgGTCATTGAGGACGGCGAGAACAAAGGTGGAAACGAAGGGGCCAAAGAGGACCAGGCCCCGCCAAACGGCAGTGCCTCCAGTCCTGACAAAGCTCAGGATGAGGCCAAGAAGGAGGAATCAAAAGAAGAGGGCAATTCGAAAGAAAAGCAGCCGTGCAAGTGCTGCACAGTCATGTGA
- the ptbp1a gene encoding polypyrimidine tract-binding protein 1a isoform X2: MDGRLETDLYPLGSSYVTEIDVHDITVGTKRGSDELFSSCISNGPYIMSSGAANGNDSKKFKGDIRSPGIPSRVIHVRKLPNDINEAEVISLGLPFGKVTNLLMLKGKNQAFLEMNTEESAQTMVSYYSSVTPVIRNHPIFMQYSNHKELKTDNSPNQVRAQAALQAVNAVQTGGMSLSAVDGSGMGSQSPVLRVIVENLFYPVTLDVLHQIFSKFGTVLKIITFTKNNQFQALVQYSDGMTAQHAKLSLDGQNIYNACCTLRISFSKLTSLNVKYNNDKSRDYTRPDLPTGDSQPSLDAQTMAAAALSAPGIISASPYAGAHGFPPTFTIQQAAGLSLQGMPAGALASLGIPGAAAAAAAAAGRLSFSGLTGGGNSVLLVSNLNPESVTPQCLFILFGVYGDVMRVKILFNKKENALVQMSDGTQAQLAMSHLNGQKLYGKALRVTLSKHTTVQLPREGHEDQGLTKDYSNSPLHRFKKPGSKNYSNIFPPSSTLHLSNIPPSVTEDDLRGLFLSSGAVVKAFKFFQKDRKMALIQLGSVEEAIESLIKFHNHDLGENHHLRVSFSKSTI; this comes from the exons ATGGACGG CCGGTTAGAGACTGATCTGTATCCTCTGGGATCCAGTTACGTCACTGAAATAGA TGTCCATGATATAACAGTCGGCACAAAg AGGGGATCTGACGAACTCTTTTCCTCCTGCATATCTAACGGACCTTATATAATGAGCTCTGGAGCAG caAATGGTAATGACAGCAAGAAGTTCAAAGGGGACATCAGGAGCCCTGGCATTCCTTCACGAGTCATTCACGTGCGCAAACTGCCAAATGACATAAATGAAGCAGAAGTCATTTCTTTGGGGCTTCCCTTTGGCAAAGTGACTAACCTTCTGATGCTGAAAGGAAAGAACCAG GCCTTCCTGGAGATGAACACTGAGGAGTCCGCACAGACCATGGTCAGCTACTACTCCTCTGTCACCCCCGTCATCCGCAACCATCCGATCTTCATGCAGTATTCCAATCACAAGGAGCTGAAGACTGACAACTCACCCAACCAAGTT AGAGCACAGGCAGCACTGCAGGCGGTGAATGCGGTCCAGACAGGAGGCATgtctttgagcgctgttgatgGATCAGGCATGGGGAGCCAAAGCCCTGTGCTGAGAGTAATCGTTGAAAACCTCTTCTACCCAGTTACTCTTGATGTCCTTCACCAG ATCTTCTCAAAGTTTGGCACAGTTTTGAAGATCATAACCTTTACCAAAAACAACCAGTTCCAAGCACTGGTCCAGTACTCAGACGGAATGACTGCACAGCATGCAAAGCTG TCTTTGGATGGACAGAACATCTACAATGCCTGCTGTACCCTTCGCATCAGTTTTTCTAAGCTCACCAGCCTGAATGTTAAGTACAACAATGATAAGAGCAGAGACTACACTCGTCCTGACCTACCTACAGGAGACAGTCAGCCCTCCCTTGATGCACAGACGATGGCTGCAGCTGCCTTGT CTGCTCCTGGTATCATCTCTGCATCACCATATGCTGGGGCTCATGGTTTcccaccaacatttaccattCAGCAGGCAGCAG GTCTGTCTCTGCAGGGCATGCCTGCCGGGGCTCTTGCATCACTTGGTATTCCCGGTGCTGCGGCAGCCGCCGCCGCTGCTGCTGGACGCCTGAGTTTTTCTGGTCTCACTGGAGGAGGAAACAGTGTCCTGCTAGTCAGCAACCTTAACCCTGAG AGCGTTACGCCCCAATGCCTCTTTATTCTTTTCG GTGTGTATGGTGACGTCATGAGAGTGAAGATCCTGTTCAACAAGAAGGAGAATGCATTGGTGCAGATGTCTGATGGAACCCAAGCCCAGCTAG CCATGAGCCATTTGAACGGGCAGAAACTGTATGGTAAGGCTTTGCGGGTCACTCTTTCCAAACACACCACGGTACAGCTGCCACGTGAAGGCCATGAGGATCAGGGGCTCACCAAGGACTACAGCAACTCTCCTCTTCACCGCTTCAAAAAGCCAGGCTCCAAGAACTACTCCAACATCTTCCCTCCTTCCTCTACTCTCCATCTCTCCAACATACC TCCTTCTGTCACGGAGGATGATCTCAGAGGCTTGTTTCTGAGTTCAGGAGCTGTGGTTAAGGCCTTCAAGTTTTTCCA GAAAGACCGTAAAATGGCTCTCATCCAATTGGGCTCTGTGGAggaagcgatcgagtctctgaTCAAGTTTCACAATCATGACCTGGGAGAGAACCATCACCTCAGAGTGTCCTTCTCCAAGTCCACCATCTGA
- the ptbp1a gene encoding polypyrimidine tract-binding protein 1a isoform X1 produces the protein MDGRLETDLYPLGSSYVTEIDSVHDITVGTKRGSDELFSSCISNGPYIMSSGAANGNDSKKFKGDIRSPGIPSRVIHVRKLPNDINEAEVISLGLPFGKVTNLLMLKGKNQAFLEMNTEESAQTMVSYYSSVTPVIRNHPIFMQYSNHKELKTDNSPNQVRAQAALQAVNAVQTGGMSLSAVDGSGMGSQSPVLRVIVENLFYPVTLDVLHQIFSKFGTVLKIITFTKNNQFQALVQYSDGMTAQHAKLSLDGQNIYNACCTLRISFSKLTSLNVKYNNDKSRDYTRPDLPTGDSQPSLDAQTMAAAALSAPGIISASPYAGAHGFPPTFTIQQAAGLSLQGMPAGALASLGIPGAAAAAAAAAGRLSFSGLTGGGNSVLLVSNLNPESVTPQCLFILFGVYGDVMRVKILFNKKENALVQMSDGTQAQLAMSHLNGQKLYGKALRVTLSKHTTVQLPREGHEDQGLTKDYSNSPLHRFKKPGSKNYSNIFPPSSTLHLSNIPPSVTEDDLRGLFLSSGAVVKAFKFFQKDRKMALIQLGSVEEAIESLIKFHNHDLGENHHLRVSFSKSTI, from the exons ATGGACGG CCGGTTAGAGACTGATCTGTATCCTCTGGGATCCAGTTACGTCACTGAAATAGA caGTGTCCATGATATAACAGTCGGCACAAAg AGGGGATCTGACGAACTCTTTTCCTCCTGCATATCTAACGGACCTTATATAATGAGCTCTGGAGCAG caAATGGTAATGACAGCAAGAAGTTCAAAGGGGACATCAGGAGCCCTGGCATTCCTTCACGAGTCATTCACGTGCGCAAACTGCCAAATGACATAAATGAAGCAGAAGTCATTTCTTTGGGGCTTCCCTTTGGCAAAGTGACTAACCTTCTGATGCTGAAAGGAAAGAACCAG GCCTTCCTGGAGATGAACACTGAGGAGTCCGCACAGACCATGGTCAGCTACTACTCCTCTGTCACCCCCGTCATCCGCAACCATCCGATCTTCATGCAGTATTCCAATCACAAGGAGCTGAAGACTGACAACTCACCCAACCAAGTT AGAGCACAGGCAGCACTGCAGGCGGTGAATGCGGTCCAGACAGGAGGCATgtctttgagcgctgttgatgGATCAGGCATGGGGAGCCAAAGCCCTGTGCTGAGAGTAATCGTTGAAAACCTCTTCTACCCAGTTACTCTTGATGTCCTTCACCAG ATCTTCTCAAAGTTTGGCACAGTTTTGAAGATCATAACCTTTACCAAAAACAACCAGTTCCAAGCACTGGTCCAGTACTCAGACGGAATGACTGCACAGCATGCAAAGCTG TCTTTGGATGGACAGAACATCTACAATGCCTGCTGTACCCTTCGCATCAGTTTTTCTAAGCTCACCAGCCTGAATGTTAAGTACAACAATGATAAGAGCAGAGACTACACTCGTCCTGACCTACCTACAGGAGACAGTCAGCCCTCCCTTGATGCACAGACGATGGCTGCAGCTGCCTTGT CTGCTCCTGGTATCATCTCTGCATCACCATATGCTGGGGCTCATGGTTTcccaccaacatttaccattCAGCAGGCAGCAG GTCTGTCTCTGCAGGGCATGCCTGCCGGGGCTCTTGCATCACTTGGTATTCCCGGTGCTGCGGCAGCCGCCGCCGCTGCTGCTGGACGCCTGAGTTTTTCTGGTCTCACTGGAGGAGGAAACAGTGTCCTGCTAGTCAGCAACCTTAACCCTGAG AGCGTTACGCCCCAATGCCTCTTTATTCTTTTCG GTGTGTATGGTGACGTCATGAGAGTGAAGATCCTGTTCAACAAGAAGGAGAATGCATTGGTGCAGATGTCTGATGGAACCCAAGCCCAGCTAG CCATGAGCCATTTGAACGGGCAGAAACTGTATGGTAAGGCTTTGCGGGTCACTCTTTCCAAACACACCACGGTACAGCTGCCACGTGAAGGCCATGAGGATCAGGGGCTCACCAAGGACTACAGCAACTCTCCTCTTCACCGCTTCAAAAAGCCAGGCTCCAAGAACTACTCCAACATCTTCCCTCCTTCCTCTACTCTCCATCTCTCCAACATACC TCCTTCTGTCACGGAGGATGATCTCAGAGGCTTGTTTCTGAGTTCAGGAGCTGTGGTTAAGGCCTTCAAGTTTTTCCA GAAAGACCGTAAAATGGCTCTCATCCAATTGGGCTCTGTGGAggaagcgatcgagtctctgaTCAAGTTTCACAATCATGACCTGGGAGAGAACCATCACCTCAGAGTGTCCTTCTCCAAGTCCACCATCTGA